The Erpetoichthys calabaricus chromosome 5, fErpCal1.3, whole genome shotgun sequence genome has a segment encoding these proteins:
- the gprin3b gene encoding LOW QUALITY PROTEIN: G protein-regulated inducer of neurite outgrowth 3 (The sequence of the model RefSeq protein was modified relative to this genomic sequence to represent the inferred CDS: deleted 1 base in 1 codon), translating to MGTIPNPQRTVTVQMVTSLTMGDRLGSKENSGSWQIQSSLKAGKTCKSSANHRPEDSCVTEPDGPSTCETPDCGQPGGADFGGLANAEHMDSESGLRAEPSSSQCNNSPASENIVRAGHPSLDEVSEPWKDPPPCESTAGFQPSLEDEKEFNLNNGSSKTLHKVGCPGLPKSTASEDDAPVRIKEEKPLNTTNVSSAQSATPDGPDLRNCLQNSKQVDSKAQCHMEAGRVLQEKTTLLESKHEETTAAQNPESGQSNMERTLGSGLVEPDISVDLKRHEQEIPRNDSACGKRPENVSGVSEPNKAEGRDQGVLGDLPQVHSENQKQYKEGSNDDSVFTKAVLFRGKYARMPKCRPVTIIQCKSAATSPYLYPPALPPNVCCLAKEDVERLTVEYDVNGSHPTKPILKITEGPEQSKESSITQSPSCETPSSQASVGHLTQHPLEHSRTSKENTDITESAGERPVLSPASVSIVLNDQDKIINPAEPQPLVQSMKSTDVAPLKPAYQIQIGTSKPSDQTSIIGIPIGEPQKLSSETNPPEAAVETMGTDLKSPLKETPKVGHTSDVTAEISPLPNHMKEAVKTCPSIKDSQPGSEPSHVLKREAASNATQETTDAQANVTRAKADLSSTYVKPPLANEPLKKTEEKSEASSKSVHFQSDSVSACNSSGLKGKAGMGKQTTGEKASGPNTKSTTGKEDNPAKRVRDVVWDEQGMTWEVYGASLDPESLGFAIQSHLQSKIKEHERQIISQTRKSVSSATSPSKRHKRRQQNIFRSVFQNVRRPNCCVRPPPSSVLD from the exons ATGGGGACAATACCCAACCCACAGAGGACAGTGACGGTTCAGATGGTGACGTCTCTAACCATGGGGGACCGCTTGGGAAGTAAAGAAAATTCCGGCAGCTGGCAGATCCAGTCGAGCTTAAAAGCCGGCAAGACGTGCAAATCGTCAGCTAACCACAGGCCGGAGGACAGCTGTGTGACTGAGCCAGACGGCCCTTCCACTTGTGAGACCCCAGACTGTGGCCAGCCTGGTGGCGCCGATTTCGGCGGCTTAGCTAACGCGGAGCACATGGACTCTGAAAGTGGACTCCGTGCGGAGCCGAGCTCGTCGCAGTGCAATAACAGTCCTGCCTCAGAGAACATTGTCAGGGCTGGTCATCCAAGTTTGGACGAAGTCTCGGAGCCATGGAAGGACCCCCCTCCATGTGAGTCGACCGCCGGTTTTCAGCCCTCCCTGGAGGACGAGAAAGAGTTCAACTTGAACAATGGATCATCAAAAACACTCCATAAAGTGGGGTGTCCAGGACTCCCCAAAAGTACGGCCAGTGAAGACGATGCCCCCGTCAGAATTAAGGAAGAAAAGCCACTGAACACGACAAATGTATCGAGTGCTCAGTCAGCCACACCGGATGGTCCGGATCTCAGAAATTGTTTGCAAAATTCCAAACAAGTAGACTCAAAAGCACAATGTCACATGGAGGCGGGCAGGGTCCTTCAAGAAAAGACAACACTATTGGAAAGCAAACACGAGGAAACAACGGCGGCACAGAATCCAGAAAGTGGCCAGTCAAACATGGAAAGGACGTTGGGGTCGGGACTTGTTGAACCCGACATCTCTGTGGACCTCAAACGTCATGAACAGGAGATCCCAAGAAATGATTCTGCTTGTGGAAAGCGACCGGAAAATGTCTCCGGTGTCTCAGAACCAAATAAAGCCGAGGGCCGTGACCAGGGCGTCCTCGGAGATTTGCCACAAGTCCACTCAGAGAATCAGAAGCAATACAAGGAGGGCAGCAACGATGACAGTGTCTTTACGAAAGCAGTCCTGTTCCGAGGAAAA TATGCCAGGATGCCGAAGTGCAGGCCGGTGACCATCATCCAATGCAAATCGGCCGCCACTAGTCCATACCTGTACCCACCGGCTTTGCCACCAAACGTTTGTTGCTTAGCAAAAGAAGATGTTGAACGTCTCACTGTTGAGTATGATGTGAACGGCTCACATCCCACGAAACCCATTTTGAAAATCACGGAGGGTCCAGAGCAGTCAAAGGAATCTTCCATCACTCAAAGCCCCAGCTGTGAAACTCCATCTTCACAAGCAAGTGTGGGTCACTTGACTCAGCATCCATTAGAACATTCAAGAACATCCAAGGAGAACACCGACATAACTGAAAGTGCTGGTGAGAGGCCTGTCCTCTCTCCTGCTTCGGTGTCCATCGTTTTAAATGACCAAGACAAGATCATAAATCCAGCGGAGCCCCAACCTCTAGTGCAGTCCATGAAGTCCACCGATGTGGCGCCTTTAAAACCCGCATACCAGATTCAAATCGGAACCAGCAAGCCGTCAGATCAGACCTCCATTATTGGGATCCCAATTGGTGAGCCACAGAAGCTTTCGTCTGAAACAAATCCGCCTGAGGCGGCAGTTGAAACAATGGGTACTGATTTGAAGAGTCCGCTTAAGGAGACACCCAAGGTTGGTCATACATCTGACGTCACGGCAGAAATCTCGCCCTTGCCTAACCACATGAAGGAAGCTGTGAAGACGTGTCCCTCGATAAAGGATTCTCAACCGGGATCTGAGCCCTCGCACGTCCTAAAACGAGAAGCGGCCTCAAACGCTACACAGGAAACAACGGACGCTCAGGCGAATGTCACGCGTGCCAAGGCAGACCTCAGCAGCACTTATGTGAAGCCACCTTTGGCCAACGAACCCTTAAAGAAGACGGAAGAAAAATCGGAAGCCAGCAGTAAATCGGTTCATTTCCAAAGTGACAGTGTCTCGGCATGTAACTCCTCTGGCCTCAAAGGAAAAGCGGGAATGGGCAAACAAACCACCGGTGAGAAAGCAAGTGGCCCGAATACAAAGAGTACAACGGGCAAAGAGGACAACCCAGCAAAGCGGGTCCGCGATGTGGTTTGGGACGAGCAGGGCATGACGTGGGAGGTGTACGGCGCATCCCTCGACCCCGAATCTCTAGGCTTTGCCATCCAGAGTCACCTGCAGAGCAAAATCAAGGAGCACGAGAGGCAAATTATATCGCAGACACGGAAGTCCGTTTCGTCAGCCACTTCCCCCAGCAAGCGACACAAACGGCGACAACAGAATATTTTCCGGTCCGTTTTTCAGAACGTACGGCGGCCCAACTGCTGCGTCCGGCCGCCACCTTCCTCGGTGCTAGACTGA